One window from the genome of Bradyrhizobium xenonodulans encodes:
- a CDS encoding heme/hemin ABC transporter substrate-binding protein — MAFCRTLANLLLSGTIALASTAHAAGITVHDARNRDVTVADFARTVSIGGAITEILYALGLENRLVGVDTTSLYPAAALHDKPNVGYMRQISAEGVLGLNPTLILAIQGSGPRETMDLLETAKVPLVLVPETFSEDGLIEKIKLVGHAMGVDARAECLSAAVSADLEQLRALRAKVTKPVRVMFVMSLQNGRAMVAGHKTAADEIIQLAGATNAVDDYDGYKIIGDEAIVAAKPEFVLSIERGKDSLQADAVYTHPGFALTPVAASKSFITMDGLYLLGFGPRTAAAARDLSVKLYPALTDGGAFASALSAANCRQ; from the coding sequence ATGGCATTTTGTCGCACCCTCGCAAACCTCCTGCTCTCCGGCACGATCGCGCTCGCGTCCACCGCGCACGCCGCCGGCATCACGGTGCATGATGCGCGCAACCGCGACGTCACTGTTGCCGACTTCGCGCGGACGGTCTCGATCGGCGGCGCCATTACCGAGATCCTCTATGCGCTCGGGCTGGAGAACCGGCTGGTCGGCGTCGACACCACGAGCCTTTATCCGGCGGCGGCGCTGCACGACAAACCCAATGTCGGCTACATGCGCCAGATTTCGGCCGAGGGCGTGCTCGGCCTCAACCCGACATTGATCCTGGCGATCCAGGGTTCGGGCCCGCGCGAGACCATGGACCTGCTGGAGACCGCGAAGGTGCCGCTGGTGCTGGTGCCCGAAACCTTCTCCGAGGACGGTCTGATCGAGAAGATCAAGCTGGTCGGCCATGCCATGGGCGTCGATGCGCGCGCCGAATGCCTGAGCGCCGCCGTCAGTGCCGATCTCGAGCAGCTCCGCGCATTGCGCGCCAAGGTGACGAAGCCGGTGCGCGTGATGTTCGTGATGTCGCTTCAGAACGGACGGGCGATGGTCGCCGGCCACAAGACCGCGGCCGACGAGATCATCCAGCTCGCGGGCGCCACCAATGCCGTCGACGATTACGATGGCTACAAGATCATCGGCGACGAGGCGATCGTGGCGGCCAAGCCCGAATTCGTACTCTCGATCGAGCGCGGCAAGGACTCGCTCCAGGCCGACGCGGTCTACACGCATCCCGGCTTTGCCCTGACGCCGGTCGCCGCCAGCAAGAGTTTTATTACGATGGACGGGCTCTATTTGCTCGGCTTCGGGCCGCGCACGGCGGCGGCGGCACGCGATCTCTCCGTCAAGCTCTATCCGGCATTGACCGATGGCGGCGCGTTCGCGTCGGCTCTTTCGGCGGCGAATTGCCGGCAATGA
- a CDS encoding response regulator transcription factor has product MPGNMLSKGEVFVVETDAASREQLSNALQQSAYDVICFADGASLLSEAKARMPACVLLEMPPDRSGLDVLKRLREENCTAPVLVTSANGSIAMAVDAIKSGAADFIEKPFRTHDIVGRIDAAIDEFAQPSSNRQRWLPGCEPLTGREGDVLGHLAAGLTNKEIARRMHLSARTVEGYRAGILRKAGARNVTDLLRRIFGQVTPTQA; this is encoded by the coding sequence ATGCCGGGGAACATGCTTTCCAAGGGTGAGGTATTCGTCGTTGAAACCGACGCCGCCTCCCGCGAACAACTTTCCAACGCACTCCAACAGAGTGCTTATGACGTGATCTGCTTTGCGGATGGTGCGTCTCTGTTGTCCGAAGCGAAGGCGCGGATGCCGGCCTGCGTGCTGCTCGAGATGCCGCCCGATCGCTCAGGTCTCGACGTGCTCAAGCGGCTGCGCGAGGAGAACTGCACGGCGCCGGTCCTGGTGACCTCGGCGAACGGCAGCATCGCCATGGCGGTCGACGCCATCAAGAGCGGCGCGGCCGATTTCATCGAGAAGCCGTTTCGCACCCACGATATCGTCGGCCGGATCGATGCGGCCATCGACGAGTTCGCCCAGCCCAGCTCCAACCGGCAACGCTGGCTGCCCGGATGCGAACCCCTGACCGGGCGCGAAGGCGACGTCCTCGGGCATCTCGCCGCCGGTCTTACCAACAAGGAAATCGCCCGGCGCATGCATCTGAGTGCACGGACGGTCGAAGGCTATCGTGCCGGCATCTTGAGGAAGGCCGGCGCCAGGAACGTGACCGACCTGCTTCGCCGCATCTTCGGCCAGGTTACGCCCACCCAGGCCTAG
- a CDS encoding hemin uptake protein HemP has product MSAASEDSGSDAAGPTQSPSATTRTLTMRGSRIDSRELFAAEREIIIVHGEDSYRLRLTSQNKLILTK; this is encoded by the coding sequence ATGTCAGCAGCGTCCGAAGACAGCGGCAGCGATGCGGCAGGGCCGACACAAAGCCCTTCTGCAACAACGAGAACTCTGACCATGCGCGGGAGCCGGATCGACAGCCGCGAGCTGTTTGCGGCCGAGCGCGAGATCATCATCGTCCATGGCGAGGACAGCTATCGGCTCCGGCTGACCTCGCAGAACAAGCTGATCCTGACTAAGTAA
- a CDS encoding mucoidy inhibitor MuiA family protein has translation MRITARYLATTSLVLVTMAMASPSWAADVDATSAIDTVTVYPDGATVTRIIAIDLPSGDSTLVAKDFPLGLDTSSIRVEGEGSAKLTIGTIDARTPRAAPVNLPELDKRIEALNDQRADLQGAIDSANARRKFAQRFAETSPAGLGEKGEARPIAEWRTAFAAVGEEIASADTAVRDATRKLREIDRQIAQLDVERKAKPPNKLEVRMDIAAPAATKATLRVTYNVRNARWLPLYDARLDTGAKDRKPQLELVRRAEITQSTGEDWSNVTLGVSTVRIGRGGSAPELNSLVAQYPQVPKPQAAGAVSDLARPAPVARQMQPHLSSKIAEAAEPRERADEQQAVAEIGDFQATFRIPGRVSLGAAEGAKSLRIASMSVPADLMVRAAPVMDPTAFLEASFKQTDDTTLLPGKVAIYRDGVFVGRGKLSASAKDDIVRLGFGADDKVKIERAVLKRNEGSAGLLVTTSKTDERSFKTTIRNGHDFPIKVAIEDQLPVSESEDIVVEMLPATTPPTASNIRDRRGVLEWSFDAKPGEVKDINFAWRIRWPKDKSMVIVPAG, from the coding sequence ATGCGCATCACCGCAAGATATTTGGCGACGACGAGCCTGGTTCTGGTGACCATGGCAATGGCATCGCCATCATGGGCCGCGGACGTGGACGCCACATCGGCCATCGACACCGTCACGGTTTACCCCGACGGCGCCACCGTGACCCGCATCATCGCGATCGACCTGCCGTCCGGCGACTCGACGCTGGTCGCCAAGGATTTTCCGCTCGGTCTCGATACGTCCTCCATCCGCGTGGAGGGTGAAGGGAGCGCAAAACTCACCATCGGCACGATCGATGCGCGAACGCCGCGCGCCGCGCCGGTCAACCTGCCCGAACTGGACAAGCGGATCGAGGCGCTGAACGACCAGCGCGCCGATCTGCAAGGCGCGATCGATTCGGCCAATGCGCGGCGCAAGTTCGCCCAGCGGTTTGCCGAAACGTCCCCTGCCGGCCTCGGCGAGAAGGGCGAGGCGCGGCCGATCGCCGAATGGCGTACGGCCTTTGCCGCGGTCGGCGAGGAAATTGCGAGCGCGGATACCGCGGTCCGCGACGCCACGCGCAAGTTGCGCGAGATCGATCGGCAGATCGCTCAGCTCGACGTGGAGCGCAAGGCCAAGCCGCCGAACAAGCTCGAGGTTCGGATGGACATCGCCGCGCCGGCCGCGACCAAGGCGACGCTGCGGGTCACTTACAATGTGCGCAATGCACGCTGGCTGCCGCTCTACGACGCCCGGCTCGACACCGGCGCCAAGGACCGCAAGCCGCAGCTGGAGCTGGTCCGCCGCGCCGAGATCACGCAATCGACCGGCGAGGACTGGTCGAACGTCACGCTCGGCGTCTCCACGGTTCGCATCGGCCGCGGCGGCAGCGCGCCGGAGCTGAACTCGCTGGTCGCGCAATATCCGCAGGTGCCGAAGCCCCAGGCAGCAGGTGCGGTCTCTGACTTGGCGCGGCCCGCACCGGTCGCACGCCAGATGCAACCCCATCTTTCGTCCAAGATCGCAGAGGCGGCCGAGCCACGCGAGCGTGCCGATGAGCAGCAGGCCGTCGCAGAGATCGGCGATTTCCAGGCGACCTTCAGGATTCCCGGCCGCGTCAGCCTCGGCGCCGCCGAGGGCGCCAAGAGCCTGCGCATTGCGTCCATGAGCGTGCCCGCCGACCTGATGGTGCGCGCGGCACCGGTGATGGACCCGACCGCCTTCCTCGAAGCCAGCTTCAAGCAGACCGACGACACGACGTTGCTGCCGGGCAAGGTCGCGATCTATCGCGACGGCGTCTTCGTCGGCCGTGGGAAGCTCTCGGCTTCGGCCAAGGATGACATCGTGCGGCTCGGCTTCGGCGCCGACGACAAGGTCAAGATCGAGCGCGCGGTGCTCAAGCGCAACGAAGGTTCGGCCGGCCTGCTCGTGACGACGTCGAAGACCGACGAGCGTTCGTTCAAGACCACGATCCGCAACGGTCACGACTTTCCGATCAAGGTCGCCATCGAGGATCAGTTGCCGGTCAGCGAGAGCGAGGACATCGTGGTCGAGATGCTGCCTGCGACCACGCCGCCGACCGCAAGCAACATCCGCGATCGGCGTGGCGTTCTGGAATGGTCGTTCGACGCCAAGCCAGGTGAGGTCAAGGATATCAACTTCGCCTGGCGCATCCGCTGGCCGAAAGACAAGAGCATGGTGATCGTGCCGGCGGGTTAG
- a CDS encoding FecCD family ABC transporter permease, with protein sequence MSVGVGTDARSPRRAGAGRRSAPFALPLLLAVLIVTAIIALTVGAAGIPLSRLPAALGFAGNAPSDPMTARDQLVLWSIRIPRIAATAMVGGLLAAAGAIMQGLFRNPLADPALVGVSSGGALAAASAIVFTDSRFGETLRFLQTELLPIAAFAGSLVTTAVLYGISSRAGRTSIAIFLLAGVAITAITNAGIGLLVFIADDRQLRDITFWLLGSMSGATWTKAAVLAPILVIGLGACAYIARGLDLLVLGEADAFHGGVDVERLKRISIVMVSAMTGVAVSISGVIGFVGIVVPHLLRLVIGPAHRLLLPASVLSGAILMVGADTLARTIVAPAEMPIGILTAAVGAPVFLGILLRQRGLASL encoded by the coding sequence ATGAGCGTGGGGGTCGGGACGGACGCGCGGAGCCCGCGACGAGCGGGCGCGGGACGCCGGTCCGCGCCCTTCGCGCTTCCCCTTCTGCTCGCGGTGCTCATCGTCACTGCCATCATTGCGCTGACCGTCGGTGCAGCGGGCATTCCCCTCTCTCGCTTGCCTGCTGCGCTTGGCTTTGCCGGCAACGCTCCCTCCGATCCCATGACCGCGCGCGACCAGCTCGTGCTGTGGTCGATCCGCATCCCCCGGATCGCGGCGACTGCCATGGTCGGCGGCCTGCTCGCCGCAGCCGGCGCGATCATGCAGGGACTGTTTCGTAATCCCCTCGCGGATCCCGCCCTGGTCGGCGTCTCGAGCGGCGGCGCGCTGGCGGCCGCAAGCGCGATCGTCTTCACGGATTCACGCTTCGGCGAGACGCTGCGCTTCCTCCAGACCGAACTGTTGCCGATCGCGGCCTTCGCCGGATCGCTGGTCACGACTGCCGTCCTCTACGGCATATCGAGCCGCGCCGGACGAACCTCGATCGCGATCTTCCTGCTTGCCGGCGTCGCCATCACCGCCATCACCAATGCCGGCATCGGCCTGCTCGTCTTCATCGCCGATGACCGCCAGCTGCGCGACATCACGTTTTGGCTGCTGGGCTCGATGAGCGGCGCGACCTGGACCAAGGCCGCCGTGCTCGCGCCGATCCTCGTCATCGGGCTTGGCGCCTGCGCGTACATCGCGCGCGGCCTCGACTTGCTGGTGCTTGGCGAAGCCGACGCCTTTCATGGCGGCGTCGATGTCGAACGTCTCAAGCGGATCTCGATCGTGATGGTTTCGGCCATGACCGGGGTTGCGGTGTCGATCAGCGGTGTGATCGGCTTCGTCGGCATCGTCGTCCCGCATCTGCTCCGCCTCGTCATTGGACCCGCGCATCGCCTGCTGCTGCCGGCCTCGGTGCTATCAGGCGCCATCCTGATGGTCGGCGCCGACACGCTGGCGCGCACCATCGTGGCGCCGGCGGAGATGCCGATCGGAATCCTGACGGCGGCCGTTGGCGCGCCGGTCTTCCTCGGCATCCTGCTGCGGCAGCGTGGGCTCGCCTCGCTATGA
- a CDS encoding NnrS family protein, with protein sequence MAGTRSRNFEGWPLFANSFRPFFLLAAIQAGLSILAWLPMFYGELSVSSAFAPRDWHVHEMLYGFLPAVITGFLFTAIPNWTGRLPIQGTSLGALVVVWLAGRVAVTLSADIGWAFALVVDAAFLTLVVAAASREIIAGGNWRNLPVVALVLMLLAGNVAFHLEAHYQGAADVSIRVGIGVVVLMISLIGGRIIPSFTRNWLVKFNPGRLPVPFGRFDGAVIGCSALALVAWIVAPLNAITGVMVALVGMLHLVRLARWAGDRTTRELLLLILHVGYAFVPLGFILHALAVFGALPPSAGIHAWMAGAAGTMTLAVMTRASLGHTGQALTASLATQGIYVAIVVAALARVAAVVVPAHSDVLLHIAACGWIIAFLGFAIAFGPLLAGSRRRALAIMGVPAPAR encoded by the coding sequence ATGGCTGGCACCCGATCCCGTAATTTTGAGGGCTGGCCGCTGTTTGCGAACAGCTTCCGGCCCTTTTTCCTGCTCGCCGCGATCCAGGCAGGCCTGTCGATCCTGGCCTGGCTGCCGATGTTCTATGGCGAATTGTCGGTCAGCTCCGCCTTCGCGCCGCGCGACTGGCACGTTCACGAGATGCTCTACGGCTTCCTGCCCGCGGTGATCACCGGGTTCCTGTTCACGGCGATCCCGAACTGGACCGGGCGGCTGCCGATCCAGGGGACCTCGCTGGGCGCGCTGGTGGTGGTCTGGCTCGCGGGGCGGGTCGCGGTGACCCTGTCGGCCGACATCGGCTGGGCGTTCGCGCTGGTCGTCGATGCTGCCTTTCTGACACTGGTCGTCGCGGCCGCAAGCCGCGAGATCATCGCCGGCGGCAATTGGCGCAATCTGCCGGTGGTCGCGCTCGTGCTGATGCTGCTCGCCGGCAACGTCGCCTTCCATCTCGAGGCGCATTATCAGGGCGCGGCCGATGTCAGCATCCGTGTCGGAATCGGCGTGGTGGTGCTGATGATCTCACTGATCGGCGGCCGCATCATCCCCAGCTTCACCCGCAACTGGCTGGTCAAGTTCAATCCCGGCCGCCTGCCGGTGCCGTTCGGGCGGTTCGACGGCGCGGTGATCGGATGCAGCGCGCTCGCGCTCGTCGCATGGATCGTGGCGCCGCTGAATGCGATCACCGGTGTAATGGTGGCGCTCGTCGGCATGTTGCACCTGGTCCGGCTTGCACGCTGGGCCGGCGATCGCACCACGCGCGAGCTGCTGCTGCTGATCCTGCATGTCGGGTACGCCTTCGTGCCGCTCGGTTTCATCCTGCATGCTCTGGCCGTCTTCGGCGCACTGCCGCCGAGTGCAGGCATTCACGCCTGGATGGCCGGCGCGGCCGGAACCATGACGCTCGCGGTGATGACGCGCGCCAGCCTCGGCCATACCGGGCAGGCGCTGACGGCTTCGCTCGCGACACAAGGGATCTACGTCGCGATCGTCGTTGCGGCGCTGGCGCGTGTCGCTGCGGTGGTCGTGCCTGCGCACAGCGATGTGCTGCTGCACATCGCGGCCTGCGGCTGGATCATCGCGTTCCTCGGATTTGCGATTGCGTTCGGCCCGCTGCTCGCGGGAAGCCGCCGGCGTGCACTCGCCATCATGGGCGTGCCCGCTCCGGCACGCTGA
- a CDS encoding heme ABC transporter ATP-binding protein, with product MSAVIEARGLSKRAGRATLLDGVGLTVAPGEMVAIIGPNGAGKSTLLRLLSGDLRPSEGDVRLKQRDIGSYTPRELAARRAMLSQHINVTFPFTVEEIVLMGAGERSARDAGPLVEAALDEVGLSHFRERQLPTLSGGEQQRTHFARVLVQLACGEAEHGPGLLLLDEPTSSLDLRHQIDLVEAARRRAAGGTAVIAILHDINLAIRFADRLVVLAGGRLAADGPRAKIITREIIRDIFEIDAVVHQGDDGVPYVLPQSMRASSAPPR from the coding sequence ATGAGCGCCGTCATCGAGGCGCGAGGCTTAAGCAAGCGCGCCGGCCGCGCGACGCTGCTCGACGGCGTCGGCCTGACGGTTGCCCCCGGCGAGATGGTCGCGATCATCGGTCCGAACGGCGCCGGCAAATCGACGCTGCTGCGGCTGCTGTCCGGCGATCTCCGCCCCAGTGAAGGCGACGTGCGGCTGAAGCAGCGCGACATCGGCAGCTACACGCCGCGCGAGCTTGCCGCACGCCGCGCGATGCTGTCCCAGCACATCAACGTCACCTTCCCCTTCACGGTCGAGGAAATCGTGCTGATGGGCGCCGGCGAGCGCAGCGCGCGCGACGCCGGTCCGCTGGTCGAGGCCGCGCTCGACGAGGTCGGGCTATCGCATTTCCGCGAACGGCAATTGCCGACGCTGTCGGGCGGCGAGCAGCAGCGCACCCATTTTGCCCGCGTGCTGGTGCAACTCGCCTGCGGCGAGGCCGAGCATGGACCCGGGCTCCTGCTGCTGGACGAGCCGACATCGAGCCTCGATCTGCGCCACCAGATCGACCTCGTCGAAGCCGCGCGCCGCCGCGCGGCGGGTGGCACGGCCGTCATCGCGATCCTGCACGACATCAACCTCGCGATCCGTTTCGCCGATCGGCTGGTGGTGCTGGCTGGCGGCAGGCTCGCCGCCGACGGTCCGCGCGCCAAGATCATCACGCGCGAGATCATCCGCGACATCTTCGAGATCGACGCCGTCGTCCACCAAGGCGACGACGGCGTGCCTTATGTGCTGCCGCAATCGATGCGGGCAAGCTCAGCGCCGCCGCGATAA
- a CDS encoding DUF1858 domain-containing protein translates to MPFRSDDLVDDIMRTAPHTIRVFLAFRMACVGCPIATFHTVDDACREHGIDRDKFLAALCECVPA, encoded by the coding sequence ATGCCCTTCCGATCCGACGATCTGGTCGACGACATCATGCGTACGGCGCCGCACACGATCCGCGTGTTCCTCGCCTTCAGGATGGCCTGCGTCGGCTGTCCGATCGCGACCTTTCACACCGTGGACGACGCCTGCCGCGAGCACGGCATCGACCGCGACAAATTCCTTGCTGCGCTGTGCGAATGCGTGCCGGCGTGA
- the hemN gene encoding oxygen-independent coproporphyrinogen III oxidase, translating into MRADLAASYGEERLPRYTSYPTAPHFSATIGADTYARWLSELPPGSSASLYLHVPFCREMCWYCGCHTQIVRRDGLIAAYQRTLLSEIAQVAETIGRRIKVEHIHFGGGTPTIMAPDAFAELMAAMRHAFFVLPSAEIAVEIDPRTLTAEMVETMRLSGVNRASLGVQSFDPVVQRAINRVQSYEQTASVVDRLQRAGIKGINFDLIYGLPHQTIASCIDTVRRSLELGPDRFSVFGYAHVPDFKKHQRMINEKHLPDGLARHDQACAIANALKEAGYVQVGLDHFARPGDAMAVAFEDRTLRRNFQGYTTDRGEVLIGFGASAIGHLPQGYVQNEVQIGAYAQSITSGRLATAKGYGLTDDDRLRADIIERIMCEFSADLGDICARHGAEPEAMLKSAARLKPLISDGVVRLDGDRLAVASDSRFLVRSVAAAFDAHLNPAKQLHSRAV; encoded by the coding sequence ATGAGGGCTGATCTCGCAGCGAGTTATGGCGAAGAACGTCTGCCGCGCTACACGAGCTATCCGACCGCACCGCATTTCTCGGCGACGATCGGCGCGGACACCTACGCCAGGTGGCTGTCCGAGCTGCCCCCGGGCTCCAGCGCGTCACTCTATCTGCACGTGCCGTTCTGCCGCGAGATGTGCTGGTATTGCGGTTGCCATACCCAGATCGTTCGCCGCGACGGGCTGATCGCCGCCTATCAGCGGACCCTGCTCAGTGAGATTGCGCAGGTCGCTGAAACCATCGGCCGACGCATCAAGGTCGAGCACATCCATTTCGGTGGCGGCACGCCGACGATCATGGCGCCGGACGCCTTTGCCGAGCTGATGGCGGCAATGCGTCACGCGTTCTTCGTGCTGCCTTCGGCCGAGATTGCGGTCGAGATCGACCCGCGCACGCTGACCGCCGAGATGGTGGAGACGATGCGACTCTCCGGCGTCAATCGTGCGAGCCTGGGGGTGCAGAGCTTCGATCCGGTCGTGCAGCGCGCGATCAACCGCGTGCAGAGCTACGAGCAGACGGCGTCCGTCGTCGACAGGCTCCAGCGCGCCGGCATCAAGGGGATCAACTTCGATTTGATCTACGGCCTGCCGCACCAGACCATCGCGTCCTGCATCGACACCGTGCGGCGTTCGCTCGAGCTCGGGCCCGACCGGTTCTCGGTGTTCGGCTACGCGCATGTGCCCGATTTCAAGAAGCACCAGCGCATGATCAACGAGAAGCATCTGCCTGATGGCCTTGCGCGTCACGACCAGGCCTGCGCGATCGCTAATGCTCTGAAAGAGGCTGGCTACGTGCAGGTCGGGCTCGATCATTTCGCGCGCCCCGGCGACGCCATGGCCGTTGCCTTCGAGGACCGGACGCTGCGGCGTAATTTCCAGGGCTACACCACCGACAGAGGCGAGGTCCTGATCGGCTTCGGCGCCAGCGCCATCGGACATCTGCCGCAGGGTTACGTCCAGAACGAGGTGCAGATCGGCGCCTATGCGCAAAGCATCACGTCCGGCCGCCTCGCGACGGCCAAGGGCTACGGGCTCACCGATGACGACCGGCTGCGCGCCGACATCATCGAGCGCATCATGTGCGAGTTCAGCGCCGATCTCGGCGACATCTGCGCGCGCCATGGCGCAGAGCCGGAGGCGATGCTGAAGTCGGCTGCGCGCCTGAAGCCGCTGATTTCGGACGGCGTGGTGAGGCTCGACGGCGACCGCCTCGCGGTCGCAAGCGACTCGCGCTTCCTGGTCCGCAGCGTTGCCGCTGCGTTCGACGCGCATCTCAATCCAGCGAAGCAGTTGCACAGCAGGGCGGTGTAG
- a CDS encoding Crp/Fnr family transcriptional regulator, with translation MAKVDTSLVAHLPLFGGVKPEDLEEIVREARSARYPKNTAIFEQGADAQSFFLLLHGHVRAAKTTPTGEQIVVRYVAPGETFGLAMAIGAAHYPATAMAVDDSVVLIWPTSAWPRLVERFPSLAANTLQTVGTRLQESHTRILEMSTQQVEQRVAHALLRLAKQSGKKLDHGIEIDFPISRQDIAQMTGTTLHTVSRILSGWESQGLVESGRQRIILRDPHKIVVLAERTADGSPA, from the coding sequence ATGGCCAAGGTCGACACATCGCTGGTTGCGCATCTGCCGCTGTTCGGGGGCGTCAAGCCCGAGGACCTCGAGGAGATCGTACGTGAGGCCCGCTCGGCGCGTTATCCCAAGAACACCGCCATTTTCGAACAGGGCGCCGATGCGCAATCCTTCTTCCTGCTGCTGCACGGCCATGTCCGCGCGGCCAAGACCACACCGACCGGCGAGCAGATCGTGGTGCGCTATGTCGCGCCCGGCGAGACGTTCGGGCTCGCGATGGCGATCGGAGCTGCGCATTATCCGGCGACCGCGATGGCGGTCGACGACAGCGTGGTGCTGATCTGGCCGACCTCGGCCTGGCCGCGGCTGGTCGAGCGGTTTCCCTCGCTTGCCGCCAACACGCTCCAGACCGTCGGCACGCGGCTTCAGGAAAGCCATACACGCATTCTGGAAATGTCGACCCAGCAGGTCGAGCAGCGCGTCGCGCATGCGCTGCTGCGGCTCGCCAAGCAGTCCGGCAAGAAGCTCGACCACGGCATCGAGATCGACTTCCCGATCAGCCGCCAGGACATCGCACAGATGACCGGCACGACGCTGCACACCGTCAGCCGCATCCTGAGCGGCTGGGAGAGCCAGGGCCTCGTCGAGAGCGGCCGTCAGCGCATCATCCTGCGCGATCCGCACAAGATCGTGGTGCTGGCAGAGCGGACGGCGGACGGCAGCCCGGCTTGA
- a CDS encoding AraC family transcriptional regulator, translated as MTDLIRSAGLSYYPEIARSVGLDPRQMMRKVRLPLACLDKPDMPIAVTGLRRLLELSAEASGAEDFGLRLAERGGLTNFGPVGLIVREQATVGEAIEAFSRFIPVHHDGMKLDVTRDRQTVTVTLHLRGRQPRAPRQAIDMTLGSVHRIIQSLFGHDWRPQEVHLHFPPPHDRKRYREFYGCRVTFNADDDAILLSAHDMERRIPSAHPLIASYLRKRIEAIQTRPASWEGKVDEVVRILLADGDCSVERVAEHLACTRRTVHRRLAEAGTSFSAILDAQRADLATQLVEDPGRPLADIAVQLGFSAQSAMARWFRGRFGCTITEWRKGVRPPAKPVEIPSASAA; from the coding sequence ATGACCGACCTCATTCGCAGCGCAGGCTTGAGCTATTACCCGGAAATCGCCCGGTCGGTCGGGCTCGACCCCAGGCAGATGATGCGCAAGGTGAGGCTGCCGCTGGCCTGCCTCGACAAGCCCGATATGCCCATTGCCGTCACCGGCCTGCGCCGCCTGCTCGAATTGTCGGCAGAGGCCTCGGGCGCCGAAGATTTCGGCTTGCGCCTCGCCGAGCGCGGCGGCCTGACCAATTTCGGCCCAGTCGGTTTGATCGTGCGCGAACAGGCGACCGTCGGCGAAGCCATCGAGGCATTCTCGCGCTTCATCCCCGTCCATCACGACGGCATGAAGCTCGACGTCACACGCGACAGGCAGACCGTGACTGTCACGCTGCATCTGCGCGGCCGGCAGCCGCGCGCGCCGCGCCAGGCAATCGACATGACGCTCGGCAGCGTCCACCGCATCATCCAGTCGCTGTTCGGCCATGACTGGCGGCCGCAGGAGGTGCACCTGCATTTTCCGCCGCCGCACGACCGCAAGCGATACCGCGAGTTCTACGGCTGCCGCGTGACCTTCAATGCCGATGACGATGCGATCCTGCTGTCGGCGCACGACATGGAGCGGCGGATCCCGAGCGCGCATCCGTTGATCGCGAGCTATCTGCGCAAGCGGATCGAGGCGATCCAGACGCGGCCCGCAAGCTGGGAGGGGAAGGTCGACGAGGTCGTGCGGATCCTGCTGGCCGACGGTGACTGCTCGGTCGAACGCGTCGCCGAACATCTCGCCTGCACCCGTCGCACCGTCCATCGGCGCCTCGCGGAAGCCGGCACCAGCTTCTCGGCCATCCTCGATGCGCAGCGCGCCGATCTCGCGACCCAGCTGGTCGAGGATCCCGGCCGCCCGCTGGCCGACATCGCCGTCCAGCTCGGCTTCTCCGCCCAGAGCGCCATGGCGCGCTGGTTCCGCGGCCGCTTCGGCTGCACCATCACGGAATGGCGCAAGGGCGTGCGCCCGCCGGCCAAGCCGGTCGAAATCCCGTCGGCCTCGGCCGCTTGA